A region of Pseudomonas putida DNA encodes the following proteins:
- the ahpC gene encoding alkyl hydroperoxide reductase subunit C, giving the protein MPIINSQVKPFNATAFHNGEFVQVSEADLKGKWSVVFFYPADFTFVCPTELGDLADNYAEFQKLGVEIYGVSTDTHFTHKAWHDTSETIGKIKYPLIGDPTHVISRNFDVLIEEAGLADRGTFVINPEGQVKIVEINDGGVGRDASELLRKVKAAQYVAAHPGEVCPAKWKEGEATLAPSLDLVGKI; this is encoded by the coding sequence ATGCCTATCATCAACAGCCAGGTCAAACCGTTCAACGCCACCGCCTTCCACAACGGCGAATTCGTTCAGGTAAGCGAAGCCGACCTGAAAGGCAAGTGGTCTGTCGTGTTCTTCTACCCGGCCGACTTCACCTTCGTCTGCCCAACCGAGCTGGGTGACCTTGCTGACAACTACGCAGAGTTCCAGAAGCTCGGCGTGGAAATCTACGGCGTGTCCACTGACACCCACTTCACCCACAAAGCCTGGCACGACACCTCGGAAACCATCGGCAAGATCAAGTACCCGCTGATCGGTGACCCAACCCACGTCATCTCGCGCAACTTCGATGTACTGATCGAAGAAGCCGGCCTGGCCGATCGCGGTACCTTCGTGATCAACCCGGAAGGCCAGGTCAAGATCGTCGAAATCAACGACGGTGGTGTAGGCCGCGATGCCAGCGAGCTGCTGCGCAAGGTCAAGGCTGCCCAGTACGTTGCCGCTCACCCAGGCGAAGTCTGCCCGGCCAAGTGGAAAGAAGGCGAAGCCACCCTG
- the gorA gene encoding glutathione-disulfide reductase: MAYDFDLFVIGAGSGGVRAARFAAGFGAKVAVAESRYLGGTCVNVGCVPKKLLVYGAHVADELEQAAGFGWTLEEGHFDWGTLIANKNREIERLNGIYRNLLVNSGVTLLQGHARLTGANEVEVDGQRYTAEHILIATGGWPQVPDIPGKELAITSNEAFYLKALPRRVLVVGGGYIAVEFAGIFQGLGADTTLLYRGDLFLRGFDGSVRTHLKEELEKRGLDLQFNADIQRIDQQDDGSLKATLKDGRELVADCVFYATGRRPMLDNLGLENTGVELDARGFIRVDEQYQTTAPSILAIGDVIGRVQLTPVALAEGMAVARRLFKPEQYRPVDYQNIPTAVFSQPPIGTVGLTEEQALEAGHKVQIFESRFRAMKLTLTDIQEKTLMKLVVDAETDKVLGCHMVGPDAGEIVQGLGIALKAGATKQQFDETIGVHPTAAEEFVTMRTVTR, encoded by the coding sequence ATGGCCTACGATTTTGATCTGTTCGTGATTGGTGCCGGGTCCGGCGGTGTGCGCGCAGCGCGTTTTGCCGCGGGCTTCGGCGCGAAGGTGGCGGTTGCCGAAAGCCGCTACCTGGGCGGTACCTGCGTCAACGTCGGCTGCGTGCCGAAAAAACTGCTGGTGTACGGCGCGCACGTCGCTGACGAACTGGAACAGGCTGCAGGTTTCGGCTGGACCCTGGAAGAAGGGCATTTCGACTGGGGCACCCTGATTGCCAACAAGAACCGGGAAATCGAGCGCCTCAACGGCATCTACCGCAATCTGCTGGTCAACAGCGGTGTGACCTTGTTGCAAGGCCATGCACGGCTGACCGGTGCCAACGAGGTAGAAGTCGACGGCCAGCGCTACACGGCCGAGCACATCCTCATCGCCACCGGTGGCTGGCCACAGGTGCCGGACATCCCCGGCAAGGAACTGGCCATTACCTCCAACGAGGCGTTCTACCTCAAGGCATTGCCACGTCGTGTGCTGGTGGTGGGCGGCGGTTACATTGCCGTCGAGTTCGCCGGCATCTTCCAGGGCCTGGGTGCCGACACCACCTTGCTCTACCGTGGCGACCTGTTCTTGCGCGGGTTCGACGGCTCGGTGCGCACGCACTTGAAGGAAGAGCTGGAAAAACGCGGCCTCGATCTGCAGTTCAACGCTGACATCCAGCGCATCGACCAGCAGGACGATGGCAGCCTCAAGGCCACCCTCAAGGACGGCCGCGAGCTGGTTGCCGACTGCGTGTTCTACGCCACCGGGCGCCGGCCGATGCTCGACAACCTGGGCCTGGAAAACACTGGCGTCGAGCTGGATGCACGCGGTTTTATTCGTGTCGATGAGCAGTACCAGACCACCGCGCCGTCGATCCTGGCCATTGGCGATGTGATCGGTCGCGTGCAGCTCACCCCGGTGGCCCTGGCCGAAGGCATGGCCGTTGCGCGGCGTTTGTTCAAGCCGGAGCAGTATCGCCCGGTGGATTACCAGAACATCCCTACGGCGGTGTTCAGCCAGCCGCCGATCGGTACCGTCGGCCTGACCGAGGAGCAGGCGCTGGAAGCCGGCCATAAGGTGCAAATCTTCGAAAGCCGTTTCCGGGCCATGAAGCTGACCCTCACCGACATCCAGGAAAAGACCCTGATGAAGCTGGTGGTCGATGCCGAGACCGACAAGGTGCTGGGTTGTCACATGGTCGGGCCGGATGCTGGCGAGATCGTGCAGGGCCTGGGGATTGCGCTGAAGGCAGGCGCGACCAAGCAGCAATTCGACGAGACCATCGGCGTGCACCCGACGGCGGCGGAAGAGTTCGTGACCATGCGTACCGTTACCCGCTGA
- the galU gene encoding UTP--glucose-1-phosphate uridylyltransferase GalU, whose protein sequence is MIKKCLFPAAGYGTRFLPATKAMPKEMLPVVNKPLIQYGVEEALDAGLNEISIVTGRGKRALEDHFDISYELENQIKGTDKEKYLVGIRRLLNECSFSYTRQTEMKGLGHAILTGRPLIGDEPFAVVLADDLCVNPEGDGVLTQMVKLFKQYRCSIVAIQEVDPQETNKYGVIAGEMIRDDIYRVTNMVEKPAPEDAPSNLAIIGRYILTPDIFDIIANTEPGKGGEIQITDALLQQAKDGCVIAYKFKGKRFDCGGAEGYIDATNFCFENYYKTGKAY, encoded by the coding sequence ATGATCAAGAAATGCTTGTTCCCGGCCGCCGGTTACGGCACCCGCTTCCTGCCCGCTACCAAAGCCATGCCCAAGGAAATGCTGCCGGTGGTCAACAAGCCACTGATCCAGTATGGCGTTGAAGAGGCGCTGGATGCCGGCCTGAACGAGATCTCCATCGTCACGGGTCGTGGCAAGCGCGCCTTGGAAGACCACTTCGACATCAGCTATGAGCTGGAAAACCAGATCAAGGGCACCGACAAGGAAAAATACCTGGTCGGTATCCGTCGTCTGCTCAACGAGTGCTCCTTCTCCTACACCCGTCAGACCGAAATGAAGGGCTTGGGCCACGCGATCCTCACCGGCCGTCCGCTGATCGGCGACGAGCCGTTCGCCGTCGTCCTGGCCGACGACCTGTGCGTCAACCCGGAAGGTGACGGTGTACTGACCCAGATGGTCAAACTGTTCAAGCAGTACCGCTGCTCGATCGTTGCCATCCAGGAAGTCGACCCGCAGGAAACCAACAAGTACGGCGTGATTGCCGGCGAAATGATCCGCGACGACATCTACCGCGTGACCAACATGGTCGAAAAACCGGCCCCGGAAGACGCGCCGTCGAACCTGGCAATCATCGGTCGCTACATCCTGACCCCGGACATCTTCGATATCATCGCCAACACCGAGCCGGGCAAGGGCGGTGAAATCCAGATCACCGACGCCCTGCTGCAGCAGGCCAAAGATGGCTGCGTGATCGCCTACAAGTTCAAGGGCAAGCGTTTTGACTGCGGTGGCGCCGAAGGCTACATCGACGCGACCAACTTCTGCTTCGAGAACTACTACAAGACTGGCAAGGCTTACTGA
- a CDS encoding UDP-glucose dehydrogenase family protein, with amino-acid sequence MELCVIGAGYVGLVTAACFAEMGNHVVCLERDPQRLRLLRQGQSPIHEPGLQALLHSGMQAGRLAFSDDWQQALTSAEVVFIAVGTPSQEDGSADLQHVLAVADSLGRYLTRPCLVVNKSTVPVGTAARVARHIALGLRARGAGFAVEVASNPEFLKEGSAIDDFMRPDRIIIGSDSAAAGQCLQRLYAPFVRNHERILLMAPRAAEFTKYAANAFLATKISFINELAGLCAQLDVDIEQVRRGIGSDRRIGSHFIYAGCGYGGSCFPKDVRALIRTAEQQGYQAAILQAVQARNEEQKTLLFKALHQHFGGFMRGRTVALWGLAFKPGTDDLREAPSLVLIDALLAAGARVQACDPVALGGMAGRYPHAVANGQLRLTEDPYACVEGTDALVLVTEWKQFRQPDFLRMRGLMRMPVVFDGRNIYDPLELSTLGYLYHGIGRPQVGHCKVTAA; translated from the coding sequence ATGGAACTCTGTGTGATCGGGGCGGGGTATGTCGGCTTGGTGACGGCGGCCTGTTTTGCCGAAATGGGCAATCACGTGGTCTGCCTGGAGCGTGACCCGCAGCGCCTGAGGCTGTTGCGTCAGGGCCAGAGCCCGATCCATGAGCCTGGCCTGCAGGCGCTCTTGCACAGTGGCATGCAAGCGGGCCGGCTGGCATTCAGCGATGACTGGCAGCAGGCCCTGACCAGCGCCGAGGTGGTGTTCATCGCCGTAGGCACGCCCAGCCAGGAGGATGGCTCGGCCGACCTGCAGCATGTGCTGGCCGTGGCCGACAGCCTGGGGCGCTATTTGACCCGCCCGTGCCTGGTGGTGAACAAATCGACAGTGCCGGTAGGCACCGCAGCGCGTGTGGCCCGGCACATTGCGCTTGGCCTGCGCGCGCGTGGTGCAGGCTTTGCCGTCGAGGTGGCGAGCAACCCCGAGTTTCTCAAGGAGGGCAGCGCCATCGATGACTTCATGCGCCCGGACCGCATCATCATTGGCAGCGACAGCGCAGCGGCCGGCCAGTGCCTGCAGCGGTTGTATGCGCCGTTTGTGCGCAACCATGAACGCATTCTGTTGATGGCGCCACGCGCCGCCGAATTCACCAAATACGCTGCCAACGCCTTCCTGGCCACCAAGATCTCCTTCATCAACGAACTGGCCGGGCTGTGCGCGCAGCTGGATGTGGACATCGAGCAGGTGCGGCGGGGTATCGGCAGTGATCGGCGTATTGGCAGCCATTTTATCTACGCAGGCTGTGGCTACGGCGGCTCATGTTTCCCCAAGGATGTCCGCGCCTTGATCCGTACTGCCGAACAGCAGGGTTACCAGGCCGCTATCCTGCAGGCGGTACAGGCCCGTAACGAAGAACAGAAAACCTTGCTGTTCAAGGCGCTGCACCAGCACTTTGGCGGCTTCATGCGCGGGCGTACCGTGGCGCTGTGGGGGTTGGCCTTCAAACCGGGCACCGACGACCTGCGCGAGGCGCCCAGCCTGGTGCTGATTGACGCCTTGCTGGCGGCGGGGGCTCGGGTGCAGGCCTGCGACCCGGTGGCCCTGGGCGGCATGGCGGGGCGCTACCCGCACGCCGTGGCCAATGGTCAGTTGCGCCTGACCGAAGACCCTTATGCCTGTGTCGAGGGCACGGACGCCCTGGTGCTGGTGACCGAATGGAAGCAGTTTCGCCAGCCGGATTTCCTCCGGATGCGGGGGCTTATGCGCATGCCAGTGGTATTTGATGGACGCAATATTTACGATCCACTGGAACTATCTACACTGGGTTATCTCTATCATGGCATCGGTCGGCCTCAGGTGGGGCATTGTAAGGTGACTGCCGCCTGA
- a CDS encoding c-type cytochrome, which yields MEDQSQLKVPGVQAAPQFVPPAESELPDNAFGKMVRQGHALFVDTRRLMPEAVGNGLNCSNCHLDQGRLAHSAPMWGAYPMYPAYRKKNDKVNTYAERIQGCFQFSMNGKPPAADSPQMTALSVYAYWLSTKAPTGVEIAGRGYPDVAQPKGGYDFKRGQQVYREQCAICHGDNGEGQKVAGEYVMPPLWGKDAYNWGAGMHRINTAASFIKYNMPLGKPGSLSDEQAWDVAAWINRHERPQDPRLVEGSVEKTRLKFHANDGVNLYGQKVEGVLIGQGTGS from the coding sequence ATGGAAGACCAGTCGCAGTTGAAAGTGCCCGGCGTGCAAGCTGCGCCGCAGTTCGTGCCGCCTGCCGAGAGCGAACTGCCGGACAATGCCTTTGGCAAGATGGTCCGCCAGGGCCATGCGCTGTTCGTCGATACTCGCCGCTTGATGCCAGAGGCCGTGGGCAATGGCTTGAACTGCAGCAACTGCCACCTCGACCAGGGGCGTCTGGCCCACTCTGCGCCGATGTGGGGTGCGTACCCGATGTACCCGGCTTATCGCAAGAAGAACGACAAGGTCAACACCTATGCCGAGCGCATCCAGGGGTGTTTCCAGTTCAGCATGAACGGCAAGCCTCCGGCGGCAGACAGCCCGCAGATGACGGCGTTGTCGGTGTATGCCTACTGGTTGTCGACCAAGGCACCTACAGGCGTGGAGATCGCCGGGCGTGGCTACCCGGACGTGGCGCAACCCAAAGGTGGCTACGACTTCAAGCGCGGCCAGCAGGTATACCGTGAGCAATGTGCGATCTGCCACGGCGACAATGGCGAAGGGCAGAAGGTGGCCGGCGAGTATGTGATGCCGCCGCTGTGGGGTAAGGACGCCTACAACTGGGGGGCCGGGATGCACCGTATCAATACGGCAGCGTCCTTCATCAAATACAACATGCCACTGGGCAAACCTGGCAGCTTGAGCGATGAACAGGCCTGGGATGTGGCGGCGTGGATCAACCGCCATGAACGGCCGCAAGACCCGCGTTTGGTCGAGGGGTCGGTTGAGAAGACGCGGCTGAAGTTTCATGCCAATGACGGGGTAAACCTGTATGGGCAGAAGGTCGAGGGGGTGCTGATCGGGCAGGGAACGGGTAGCTGA
- a CDS encoding c-type cytochrome — MTPLSRVVIGSLLILAWPTAHAADGQKVFTQGGENPAAMACLGCHGPDGKGIAAAGFPRLAGLPAGYLSKQLHDWRAGTRKQPVMEPLAKALSEDEIKAVSAYLASLPAEPASDLRRQQIADDPTTRMALYGDWGRQIPGCVQCHGPGGSGVGEHFPPLAGQPAAYLVAQLNAWRDGSRSNDPNQLMVGVAKAMTDDEVKAIAEFFARPASQEVTP, encoded by the coding sequence ATGACCCCGTTGAGTCGAGTCGTGATCGGCAGCCTGCTGATCCTGGCCTGGCCCACGGCGCATGCCGCCGATGGCCAGAAAGTCTTCACCCAGGGCGGGGAGAACCCCGCTGCCATGGCCTGTCTTGGCTGCCATGGACCAGACGGCAAGGGCATTGCCGCTGCTGGATTCCCCCGATTGGCCGGGCTACCGGCCGGCTACCTCAGCAAACAATTGCATGACTGGCGTGCCGGCACCCGCAAGCAGCCGGTCATGGAGCCGCTTGCAAAAGCCTTGAGCGAAGACGAAATCAAAGCGGTCAGCGCCTACCTGGCCAGCCTCCCGGCAGAGCCTGCAAGTGACCTGCGCCGACAGCAGATTGCCGATGACCCCACCACGCGCATGGCGCTTTACGGTGACTGGGGGCGGCAGATCCCAGGTTGTGTGCAATGCCATGGCCCCGGTGGCAGCGGTGTCGGTGAGCATTTTCCTCCCTTGGCCGGCCAGCCTGCGGCTTACCTGGTGGCGCAGCTCAATGCCTGGCGCGACGGCAGCCGCAGCAATGACCCCAACCAGCTGATGGTTGGCGTGGCCAAGGCCATGACCGATGACGAGGTCAAGGCGATCGCCGAGTTCTTTGCCCGCCCCGCCAGCCAGGAGGTCACGCCATGA
- a CDS encoding DUF1883 domain-containing protein gives MKFVHQREHLNEDDIVVIECSQRCNIRLMNDANFRSFKNGGRHTYHGGAFDQFPAKITVPSTGFWNITLDTVTTRPISVTRKPTLTHKIKIIRRSSSKLR, from the coding sequence ATGAAATTCGTACACCAGCGCGAGCACCTGAACGAGGACGATATCGTCGTCATCGAGTGCTCCCAGCGCTGCAACATCCGCCTGATGAACGACGCCAACTTCCGCAGTTTCAAAAATGGCGGCCGGCACACCTATCATGGGGGAGCCTTCGACCAGTTCCCGGCAAAAATCACTGTCCCAAGCACTGGTTTCTGGAACATCACCCTCGATACCGTGACCACTCGCCCGATCTCGGTAACGCGCAAGCCGACCTTGACCCACAAGATCAAGATCATCCGTCGCTCGTCGTCGAAACTCAGATAA
- a CDS encoding NAD(P)H-dependent flavin oxidoreductase, which produces MSHWPDRRILDLLGIELPILQAPMAGATGAPMAIAVGAAGGLGALPCAMLTGEQVRAQIAAFRAACPGRPLNLNFFCHQPPPPDVMRDERWKQALKPYYSEVGADFEAPTPVSNRAPFDEQSCQLVEQLRPEVVSFHFGLPEAQLLQRVKASGAKVLSSATTVEEAVWLERHGCDAIIAMGYEAGGHRGMFLSEDITSQIGTFALVPQIADAVKVPVIAAGGIGDHRGLIAALALGASAVQIGTAYLFCPEANVSAAHRRALDTAPASDTALTNLFTGRPARGINNRIMRELGPMSDLAPRFPLAGGALMPLRAVTDPQGNSDFSNLWSGQALRLGRHMPAGELTRDIAFKALERVGR; this is translated from the coding sequence ATGAGCCACTGGCCCGACCGTCGCATCCTCGATCTGCTGGGCATCGAGTTGCCCATTCTCCAGGCGCCGATGGCAGGTGCGACCGGCGCGCCCATGGCCATCGCCGTGGGCGCTGCGGGTGGCCTGGGTGCGCTGCCCTGCGCCATGCTTACCGGCGAACAGGTGCGTGCCCAGATCGCAGCATTCCGCGCCGCCTGCCCTGGGCGGCCGTTGAACCTGAACTTCTTCTGCCACCAGCCACCGCCACCCGATGTGATGCGCGATGAACGCTGGAAGCAGGCACTCAAGCCTTACTACAGCGAAGTGGGTGCCGACTTCGAGGCCCCTACCCCGGTCTCCAACCGTGCGCCTTTCGATGAGCAAAGCTGCCAGCTGGTCGAGCAGTTGCGCCCTGAAGTGGTGAGTTTCCACTTCGGCCTGCCGGAGGCGCAGTTGCTGCAAAGGGTCAAGGCCAGCGGCGCCAAGGTGCTGTCGAGCGCCACCACGGTAGAAGAAGCGGTGTGGCTGGAGCGCCACGGCTGCGACGCGATCATCGCCATGGGCTATGAAGCCGGTGGCCATCGCGGCATGTTCCTCAGCGAAGACATCACCAGCCAGATTGGCACGTTCGCCCTGGTGCCGCAGATTGCCGATGCGGTCAAGGTGCCGGTCATTGCCGCCGGCGGGATCGGCGACCACCGCGGCCTGATCGCCGCCCTGGCCCTTGGCGCCTCGGCCGTGCAGATCGGCACGGCCTACCTGTTTTGCCCCGAGGCCAATGTGTCTGCGGCCCACCGCCGCGCACTGGACACTGCGCCAGCCAGCGACACGGCGCTGACCAACCTGTTTACCGGCCGCCCGGCGCGGGGCATCAACAACCGCATCATGCGCGAGCTGGGGCCGATGAGCGACCTGGCGCCGCGCTTCCCGCTGGCCGGTGGTGCGCTGATGCCACTGCGCGCTGTCACCGACCCACAAGGCAACAGCGACTTCAGCAACCTGTGGTCGGGCCAGGCGCTGCGCCTGGGCAGGCACATGCCAGCGGGTGAGCTGACCCGGGACATTGCCTTCAAGGCGCTGGAACGGGTTGGGCGCTGA
- the modA gene encoding molybdate ABC transporter substrate-binding protein — protein sequence MRIRPFHLAATALASLICLNTAWADEVQVAVAANFTAPIQAIAKDFEKDTGHTLVAAYGATGQFYAQIKNGAPFEVFLAADDSTPAKLEQEKEIVPGSRFTYAIGTLALWSAKEGYVDAKGEVLKKNAYKHLSIANPKAAPYGLAATQVLDKLQLTEATKGKIVEGQNITQAFQFVSTGNAELGFVALSQIYKDGKVTTGSAWIVPSTLHDPIRQDAVILNKGKDSAAAKALVEYLKGPKAAAVIKSYGYEL from the coding sequence ATGCGTATCCGCCCGTTCCACCTGGCCGCCACTGCCCTGGCCAGCCTGATCTGCCTCAACACTGCCTGGGCCGACGAAGTCCAGGTCGCGGTCGCAGCGAACTTCACAGCACCGATCCAGGCCATCGCCAAGGACTTCGAGAAAGACACCGGCCACACGCTGGTCGCGGCCTATGGCGCCACCGGGCAGTTCTATGCGCAGATCAAGAACGGTGCACCGTTCGAAGTGTTCCTCGCCGCCGACGACAGCACCCCAGCCAAGCTTGAGCAGGAAAAAGAAATCGTCCCCGGTTCGCGCTTCACCTACGCCATCGGCACCCTGGCCTTGTGGTCGGCGAAGGAAGGTTACGTGGACGCCAAGGGTGAAGTACTGAAGAAGAATGCGTACAAGCACCTGTCCATCGCCAACCCTAAAGCCGCCCCTTACGGCCTGGCCGCGACCCAGGTGCTGGACAAGCTGCAGCTGACCGAGGCCACCAAGGGCAAGATCGTCGAAGGCCAGAACATCACCCAGGCCTTCCAGTTCGTTTCCACCGGCAATGCCGAGCTGGGCTTTGTGGCACTGTCGCAGATCTACAAGGACGGCAAGGTCACCACCGGTTCGGCCTGGATCGTGCCGTCCACCCTGCACGACCCCATCCGCCAGGACGCCGTGATCCTCAACAAAGGTAAGGACAGTGCCGCCGCCAAGGCGCTGGTCGAGTACCTGAAGGGCCCGAAAGCTGCTGCGGTGATCAAATCCTATGGCTATGAACTCTGA
- the modB gene encoding molybdate ABC transporter permease subunit, translated as MPLDASDLGAIWLTIKLASLTTLILLVVGTPIAWWLARTRSWLRGPVGAVVALPLVLPPTVIGFYLLIALGPHGWLGQATQALGLGSVVFSFSGLVIGSVIYSMPFVVQPLQNAFGAIGQRPLEVAATLRASPWDTFVHVVLPLARPGFITASILGFAHTVGEFGVVLMIGGNIPDKTRVVSVQIFDHVEAMEYSQAHWLAGAMLVFSFLVLLLLYAGRRGKAGWS; from the coding sequence ATGCCACTGGACGCCAGTGACCTGGGTGCCATCTGGCTGACCATCAAACTGGCCAGCCTGACCACCTTGATTCTGCTGGTGGTCGGCACACCCATCGCCTGGTGGCTGGCGCGTACGCGCTCATGGCTGCGCGGGCCGGTGGGCGCGGTGGTGGCATTGCCGTTGGTATTGCCGCCAACGGTCATCGGCTTCTACCTGCTGATCGCCCTTGGCCCTCATGGCTGGCTTGGCCAGGCTACCCAGGCATTGGGCCTGGGTAGCGTGGTGTTCAGCTTCTCGGGGCTGGTGATCGGCTCGGTGATCTATTCCATGCCTTTTGTGGTGCAGCCGTTGCAAAACGCCTTTGGCGCCATCGGCCAGCGGCCGCTGGAAGTCGCAGCCACCCTGCGCGCCAGCCCCTGGGACACTTTCGTTCATGTGGTACTGCCGCTGGCCCGTCCCGGCTTCATCACTGCGAGCATCCTCGGTTTCGCCCATACCGTGGGTGAGTTTGGCGTAGTGCTGATGATCGGCGGCAACATCCCCGACAAGACCCGTGTGGTCTCGGTGCAGATCTTCGATCACGTCGAGGCGATGGAGTATTCGCAAGCCCACTGGCTGGCCGGTGCCATGCTGGTGTTCTCGTTCCTGGTGCTGCTCCTGCTGTACGCTGGGCGCCGCGGCAAGGCTGGTTGGAGCTGA
- the modC gene encoding molybdenum ABC transporter ATP-binding protein yields MTGSIVARLKLARDDFTLDVDLQLPGRGVSALFGHSGSGKTSCLRCLAGLERAASAYIEVNGVVWEDSARGYFQAPHLRPVGYVFQEASLFPHLSVRGNLEFGWRRVAPGERKVNLEHACQLLGIGHLLARRPATLSGGEAQRVGIARALLSSPRLLLMDEPLAALDGPRKREILPYLERLHDELDIPLVYVSHAQDEVARLADHLVLLEQGQAMASGPISETLARLDLSLAQGEDAGVVFEGLVVGHDPHYDLLDLRLPGSGAPILRIAHPAHVMGTTLRVKVQARDVSLALTADSTSSILNRLPVRVRESRPADNPAHVLVSLDAGGNALLARVTRFSADQLGLHPGQALFAQIKSVALLG; encoded by the coding sequence ATGACTGGATCGATTGTGGCGCGCCTGAAGCTTGCGCGCGACGACTTCACCCTGGATGTCGACCTGCAACTGCCGGGGCGTGGGGTCAGCGCGCTGTTCGGCCACTCTGGGTCTGGCAAAACCTCTTGCCTGCGCTGCCTGGCGGGGTTGGAGCGCGCCGCCAGCGCGTACATCGAAGTCAACGGTGTGGTCTGGGAAGACAGCGCGCGCGGCTACTTCCAGGCGCCGCACCTGCGACCGGTGGGCTACGTGTTCCAGGAAGCCAGCCTGTTCCCGCATTTGTCGGTGCGCGGCAACCTGGAGTTTGGCTGGCGCCGGGTGGCACCCGGCGAGCGCAAGGTCAACCTGGAACACGCCTGCCAGCTACTGGGCATCGGCCACCTGCTTGCACGCCGGCCTGCGACGCTGTCTGGTGGCGAGGCGCAACGGGTCGGTATCGCCCGCGCACTGTTGAGCAGCCCAAGGCTGTTATTGATGGACGAGCCACTGGCCGCCCTCGACGGGCCACGCAAGCGTGAGATTTTGCCGTATCTGGAGCGCCTGCATGACGAGTTGGACATCCCGCTGGTGTATGTCAGCCACGCCCAGGACGAAGTGGCGCGCCTGGCAGACCACCTGGTGTTGCTGGAACAAGGCCAGGCCATGGCCAGCGGCCCGATTAGCGAAACGCTCGCGCGCCTTGACCTTTCGTTGGCCCAGGGCGAGGACGCCGGGGTGGTGTTCGAAGGCCTGGTGGTTGGCCATGACCCCCATTACGACTTGCTCGACCTGCGCCTGCCCGGCAGTGGCGCGCCCATACTGCGCATCGCCCACCCCGCGCACGTGATGGGCACCACCCTGCGGGTAAAGGTGCAGGCCCGCGATGTGAGCCTGGCCCTGACGGCAGACAGCACCTCCAGCATCCTCAATCGGTTGCCGGTGCGGGTACGTGAAAGCCGCCCGGCAGACAACCCAGCCCATGTACTGGTCAGCCTGGACGCTGGCGGCAACGCCTTGCTGGCACGGGTCACCCGCTTCTCGGCGGACCAGCTTGGCCTGCACCCAGGCCAGGCATTGTTTGCCCAGATCAAGTCGGTGGCATTGTTGGGCTGA